In Rhinolophus ferrumequinum isolate MPI-CBG mRhiFer1 chromosome 18, mRhiFer1_v1.p, whole genome shotgun sequence, a genomic segment contains:
- the LOC117038354 gene encoding olfactory receptor 10T2-like, whose product MNPSCHRVLSSQTPEEQWENATWLVTEFVLVGFSNLPDLRTILFTLFLLMYLVTLSGNVTIITIIHVDQTLHTPMYRFLAVLSLSETCYTLVTIPNMLVHLLLESQAISIAGCRAQMFFFLGLGCSHCFLLTLMGYDRYVAICYPLHYAVVMRPTVCLCLGALVFCSGFSVALIETSMIFSSPFCSSNRVEHFFCDIAPVLKLSCAESTGKALAIFFLSILVVLASFLLILLSYAFIVAAIVRIPSAAGRHKAFSTCAAHITVVMVHFGCASVIYLRPDSGGNPSQDRLVAVFYTVVTPLLNPVVYTLRNKEVRVALRRTLARSCRSFK is encoded by the exons ATGAACCCCAGCTGTCACAGG GTCCTTTCCTCTCAGACTCCTGAAGAACAGTGGGAAAACGCCACCTGGCTGGTGACAGAGTTTGTGCTGGTGGGTTTCTCCAATCTCCCAGACCTGAGGACCATCCTCTTCACGCTGTTCCTGCTCATGTACCTGGTCACCCTCAGTGGCAATGtcactatcatcaccatcatccacGTGGATCAGACGCTTCACACTCCCATGTACCGCTTCCTGGCAGTGCTGTCCCTCTCTGAGACCTGCTACACGCTGGTCACCATCCCCAATATGCTGGTTCATCTGCTCCTGGAGAGCCAGGCCATCTCCATTGCTGGCTGTCGGGCTCAGATGTTCTTCTTCCTGGGCCTGGGCTGCAGCCACTGCTTCCTCCTGACCCTGATGGGCTATGACCGCTATGTAGCCATCTGCTATCCCCTGCATTACGCAGTGGTCATGAGACCTACAGTCTGCCTCTGCCTGGGAGCCCTGGTTTTCTGCTCAGGGTTCTCCGTGGCCCTGATCGAGACCAGCATGATCTTCTCCTCGCCCTTCTGCAGCAGCAACCGTGTAGAGCACTTCTTCTGTGACATCGCCCCCGTCCTGAAGCTCAGCTGTGCTGAGAGTACAGGCAAAGCTCTGGCCATCTTCTTCCTGAGCATCCTTGTGGTGCTGGCctcctttctcctcatcctcctctcCTATGCCTTCATCGTGGCCGCCATCGTGAGGATCCCCTCGGCCGCTGGCCGCCACAAGGCCTTCTCCACCTGCGCGGCCCACATCACCGTGGTCATGGTGCATTTTGGCTGCGCCTCTGTCATCTACCTGCGGCCCGACTCTGGAGGAAACCCCAGCCAGGACCGCCTGGTGGCTGTCTTCTACACGGTGGTGACGCCGCTGCTGAACCCAGTGGTGTACACCCTGCGCAACAAGGAAGTCAGGGTGGCTCTGAGAAGGACCCTGGCGCGAAGCTGCCGGAGTTTTAAATAA